A single window of Plasmodium reichenowi strain SY57 chromosome 14, whole genome shotgun sequence DNA harbors:
- a CDS encoding hypothetical protein (conserved Plasmodium protein, unknown function), producing MKSKKRSQIRKGKNSTCKYNDHEKNKKHITERTDDLHLGLTEVEQNISNVKEEENVLVLDKSNELNTIACNEKNIGLEEKENILVNINKNYVSETTDNISSEFKETEKIIHDKNFDKLDKEHNNTKDNIIVNNMKNASDKKSGILTTVSSLSNDELIKDIDEKKIISENDDKKNELNDNNNNNNNNILKNNNNIEVTYNIDNKDSETLNSENNFVQDNSLPSPITNENHQDVNNNVNKRKIKKLVEKKPDETNTRKLRKKSVKKNKKDIIYPLNGEIVEQIDCVKKEMTNGNLELKNEVSFENNEMIVSCIQDENVKNSDFIKNEYNKETKDITESNNELENKKISYNETNLSENDALIVMSEKSLNPYVNNDLENSTGSPMNSFSQSNINTENTLMSNNDIINKVVQEGDVLMDEQESSQLNCANVMNVTSKVIRRRRIRSKKKSIDKDIKGSNEILLLENIENNNSIHISGNDRRSTNLYIEGAQANITTTELVQENALAVTFTSERKRRGRKKKDPNNFDFLIEPLSKEKRNSVVVEKRIIPRDNEPRRIRKHDTRGKELYDNMDEHDLNLVHKLSDRKSGRSNIVNHLLPFRRSRNFYDTESSDNDNEERRRHKRRHMNSFERSERVRNNFRRKHLGKEAFLENVDRRLFPNEDFMVKEEFMDNVNSLNTVFNFNHEFLKFLRKVSRFEDINYDAMLKFLGDIQIKLSRSIRDEFPPEFFETHHASESFYAMSHIVDILNNNNEILTKLNQLEYKFYYDYLKNKSIQNIYNSNSNSNDKFVNNNKHESVNWNISARDITNESSYRSGQYHNAEEEGGEVFEISRNECNIPLNNSNNEYIESVDINMNESRRSTGGKDTLTNDMKQEYDMYMNNDTSHNNNNNNNNNYVGDSSRTIRHRINHTENTAATNINKTNDQCVDANDKDNENDDISRRIMELEKEKNHGTIRDDVQNVDATHKLSMQNRINFVCDELNHLIKKTLKSEVETDGNNAFGRRYENISERTLYKNYVSTNLYRTKIVKDDEYTNEGIQGKKLEEDNGKRRRRRRRRRKGEGNYENIVFSSNNNDTKNMEGIVMDKYSDYFRKLNEISPNRIENERNDDYNREESSCSSSDESSNYNFVCTKRKNENNNNLNKKDISENKEYENNKDKLNLTFECINEVHNEKEEKADKNEPNNLSELKFNNKEDEEFKINKENANMNLDNVLKNDNMKEKNENHNNDGNKDNISSDMMECCKVKEEKFDTKNGNTTYFINNETRKDILEVHDLNHKEKDFVNQPNCTLQDIFLDNTKSNNENYNLEKGDEVIDDEHAGTTDKEEEDNENITHGDSVLNDNDVVNINNNTTESERNRRSTHINNNDSLVRIQCAHSLRYPNEHQEFHSTQEDIWKTKEFKKNYTDCYNLNIDCNAAIENMTRYEREQTISNLLKDTFNLKYEDYSNLNMDKTQKEILNCLRMISRIKKIFFDECSKMINNQISVLERNYTIPDCSLTLLKNTFGYNENEN from the exons atgaagtCCAAAAAAAGGTCGCAAATtagaaaaggaaaaaattCAACATGCAAATATAATGATCATGAAAAGAACAAAAAGCATATTACAGAGAGAACAGATGATTTGCATTTGGGTCTTACAGAag TAGAACAGAACATAAGTAATGTgaaagaagaagaaaatgtaTTAGTTCTTGATAAAAGTAACGAATTGAATACTATTGCATGCaatgagaaaaatattggattagaagaaaaagaaaatattctagttaatataaataagaattatGTATCTGAAACTACtgataatatatcatcaGAGTTTAAAGAGAcagaaaaaattatacacgataaaaattttgataAATTAGATAAAgaacataataatacaaaagataatattatagttaataatatgaaaaatgcGTCTGATAAAAAAAGTGGTATTCTCACCACGGTTTCTAGTTTATCGAATGATGAACTTATAAAAGATAttgatgaaaaaaagataatttctgaaaatgatgataaaaaaaatgaattaaatgataataataataataataataataatattttaaaaaataataataacatagaagttacttataatattgataataaaGACAGTGAAACATTAAACAgtgaaaataattttgttcAAGATAATTCATTACCTAGTCCCATTACAAATGAAAATCATCAAgatgtaaataataatgtgaataaaagaaaaattaaaaaattagtTGAAAAGAAGCCTGATGAAACTAACACAAGgaaattaagaaaaaaatctgtgaaaaagaataaaaaagatataatttATCCTTTGAATGGAGAAATTGTAGAACAAATTGATTGTGTTAAAAAGGAAATGACAAATGGAAATCTTGAGCTAAAAAATGAGGTGTcttttgaaaataatgaaatgaTTGTAAGTTGTATACAAGatgaaaatgtaaaaaattctgattttatcaaaaatgaatataataaagaaacaAAAGATATCACAGAATCAAATAACGAgttagaaaataaaaaaatatcgTACAATGAAACCAACCTTTCAGAAAATGACGCTTTGATTGTGATGTCAGAAAAATCTTTAAATCCATATGTGAATAATGATTTAGAAAATTCTACCGGCAGTCCTATGAATAGCTTTTCACaaagtaatataaatactGAGAATACGTTAATGagtaataatgatattattaataagGTCGTGCAGGAAGGAGACGTTCTTATGGATGAACAAGAATCATCACAATTAAATTGTGCAAATGTTATGAATGTAACATCCAAGGTGATAAGAAGAAGGAGGATAAGAAGTAAGAAAAAATCAATTGATAAAGACATAAAGGGTAGTAATGAAATTCTGTTGTtagaaaatatagaaaataataatagcATACATATTAGTGGTAATGATAGAAGAAGTACCAATTTATATATCGAAGGTGCTCAAGCTAATATAACTACAACTGAATTAGTTCAAGAAAATGCTTTAGCAGTAACGTTTACAAGTGAACGTAAAAGAAGGGGaaggaaaaagaaagatccaaataattttgattttCTAATAGAACCCCTttcaaaagaaaaaagaaatagtGTTGTAGTcgaaaaaagaattatacCTAGAGATAATGAACCTAGAAGAATTCGAAAACATGATACAAGGGgaaaagaattatatgataatatggATGAACATGACTTAAATCTAGTACATAAGTTAAGCGATAGAAAAAGTGGAAGAAGTAATATTGTTAATCATTTATTGCCTTTTAGAAGATCACgaaatttttatgataCTGAATCATctgataatgataatgaagaaaGAAGAAGACATAAGAGAAGGCATATGAACTCCTTTGAACGATCTGAAAGAGTTAGAAATAATTTTAGACGTAAACATCTAGGAAAAGAAGCATTTTTAGAAAACGTGGATAGAAGACTTTTTCCAAATGAAGATTTTATGGTTAAAGAAGAATTTATGGATAATGTTAATAGTTTAAATACtgtatttaattttaatcatgagtttttaaaatttttacGTAAAGTAAGTAGATTTGAAGATATTAATTATGATGCCATGTTGAAATTTTTAGGAgatatacaaataaaattatcaCGTAGTATTCGAGACGAATTCCCTCCTGAATTTTTTGAAACTCATCATGCGAGCGAATCTTTTTACGCCATGAGTCATATAGTGGATATcttgaataataataatgaaatttTAACCAAGTTGAATCAATTGGAATACAAgttttattatgattatttaaaaaataaatcaattcagaatatatataatagtaatTCTAATTCCAATGATAAAtttgttaataataataaacacGAAAGTGTAAACTGGAATATATCAGCACGTGATATAACCAATGAGTCTAGTTATCGAAGTGGGCAATATCATAATGCTGAAGAAGAAGGCGGAGAAGTTTTTGAAATATCTAGGAATGAATGTAATATTCCTTTAAATAATTctaataatgaatatatagaatctgtggatataaatatgaatgaaaGTCGAAGAAGCACAGGAGGAAAGGACACCTTAACAAATGATATGAAACAGGAATATGATATGTATATGAATAATGATACAAgtcataataataataacaataataacaataattatGTTGGAGATAGTAGTAGAACCATCCGTCATCGAATTAATCATACGGAAAATACTGCTGCaacaaatattaataaaacGAATGATCAATGTGTAGATGCAAATGATAAggataatgaaaatgatgatatatcTAGGAGAATTATGGAATTGGAGAAGGAAAAGAATCATGGAACTATACGAGATGATGTACAAAATGTTGACGCGACACATAAATTAAGTATGCAGAATAGAATTAATTTTGTATGTGATGAACTTAATcatttaattaaaaaaactTTGAAAAGTGAAGTGGAAACAGATGGTAATAATGCCTTTGGTAGACgatatgaaaatatatcGGAAAgaacattatataaaaattatgtatcTACCAATTTATATAGAACTAAAATAGTAAAGGATGATGAATATACAAATGAAGGAATACAAGGAAAAAAACTTGAAGAAGATAATggaaaaagaagaagaaggAGAAGAAGACGAAGAAAAGGTGAAGgaaattatgaaaatattgtattttcatcaaataataatgatacaaaaaatatggaaGGAATTGTGATGGACAAATATTCTGATTATTTTAGAAAGTTAAATGAAATAAGTCCAAATAGAATagaaaatgaaagaaaTGATGATTATAACCGTGAAGAAAGTAGTTGTTCATCATCAGATGAATCGTCCAATTACAATTTTGTATgtacaaaaagaaaaaatgaaaataacaACAACTTGAACAAAAAAGATATTAGCGAGAACAAGGAGTATGAGAATAATAAGGATAAACTTAATTTGACTTTTGAATGTATTAATGAAGTTCATAATGAAAAAGAGGAAAAAGCTGATAAAAATGAACCTAATAATTTAAGtgaattaaaatttaataataaagaagatgaagaatttaaaattaataaagaaaatgcTAATATGAATTTAGACAATGtgttaaaaaatgataatatgaaagaaaaaaatgaaaatcaCAACAATGATGGAAATAAGGATAATATATCAAGTGATATGATGGAATGCTGTAAGGTGAAGGAAGAAAAATTTGATACAAAAAATGGGAATActacatattttataaataatgagacaagaaaagatatattaGAAGTACATGATTTAAATCATAAGGAAAAAGATTTTGTTAATCAACCTAATTGTACATTAcaagatatatttttggACAATACTAAAAGCAATAAcgaaaattataatttagAAAAAGGAGATGAAGTAATAGACGATGAACATGCAGGTACAACTGATAAAGAAGAGGAAGATAATGAAAACATAACACATGGAGATAGTGTTTTAAATGACAATGATGttgtaaatattaataataatactacGGAATCAGAAAGAAATAGAAGATCAACacatattaataacaaTGATTCCTTGGTAAGAATACAATGTGCTCATTCCTTAAGATATCCAAACGAACATCAAGAATTTCATAGTACCCAAGAAGATATTTGGAAAACAaaagaatttaaaaaaaattatacagATTGCTACAATTTAAATATAGATTGTAATGCTGCTATTGAGAATATGACCAGATATGAACGTGAACAAACTATTAGCAATTTACTAAAGGATACATTTAATCTTAAGTATGAAGATTATTCTAATTTAAATATGGATAAAACacaaaaagaaattttaaACTGCTTAAGAATGATATCtagaataaaaaaaatattttttgatgAATGCTctaaaatgataaataatCAAATATCAGTTCTAGAGAGAAATTATACAATTCCGGACTGTTCATTGACCTTATTAAAAAACACATTTGgatataatgaaaatgaaaattga